In one window of Anthonomus grandis grandis chromosome 11, icAntGran1.3, whole genome shotgun sequence DNA:
- the LOC126742275 gene encoding deoxynucleotidyltransferase terminal-interacting protein 1 → MIPPLTPGQKEIKQNMVGWKNTFNMRQVTLINLASTTLGMKNGAKISNQNHRRSFSVTSPTKSLDLLRKNLQAAMNKDIDNVIKKYIDKFFQPAVTNIKTNLGQDSVTEDHIRNVCKQILEEAKSMYITPARDRHNPSYDSDLNDCDSESGNNGEVRLAPLQGSSSKRKDTGTEISTVQPTPKKSKTKSPSGYYNDNMGCKFSLKRDGPKWRPERIKPETLFIMGSRANKVLGYGQTRGRLYVRHPNLLRYCGDQEDKEWLQSQNLLPANGGKIYIMLLEDIKELTESDEYRNNPNLQLQELKGFEAPKFMNEKIKAFLEYIKREKKLMAVLDIDDHHTDTPPPNVTITNDGAIPSVSAASQTQDTSWKTSQMRQQMDYPNMSSDMSSLSSSVISSILAGTYVPMNGHFKVSTNSDGKSGN, encoded by the exons atgatTCCTCCCTTAACACCAGggcaaaaagaaataaaacaaaacatggtAGGATGG aaaaacacaTTCAATATGCGCCAAGTGACTTTAATTAACTTGGCCTCAACTACACTGGGAATGAAAAATGGGGCCAAAATATCCAACCAGAATCATAGAAGATCCTTCAGTGTCACCAGCCCTACAAAATCTCTGGATCTCCTACGGAAAAATCTTCAAGCGGCTATGAATAAGGATATTGAtaatgtgataaaaaaatatattgat aaatttttcCAACCTGCCGTAACCAACATAAAAACCAATCTTGGCCAGGACAGCGTCACCGAGGACCATATTAGAAACGTGTGCAAACAAATCCTGGAAGAAGCCAAATCCATGTATATTACACCCGCCAGAGACAGACATAATCCCTCATATGATTCAGACCTAAACGATTGCGACTCCGAAAGCGGAAATAATGGGGAAGTCAGATTG GCTCCCCTACAAGGAAGTTCATCGAAGAGGAAAGACACAGGCACGGAAATTTCTACTGTGCAACCCACACCGAAAAAATCTAAGACAAAGTCACCGTCTGGCTATTATAATGATAATATGGGGTGTAAATTCTCGTTAAAAAGAGACGGACCTAAGTGGAGGCCTGAGAGGATTAAGCCTGAAACTTTGTTTATTATGGGGTCTAGAGCTAATAAAGTCTTAG GTTATGGTCAAACGAGAGGCAGACTGTACGTCCGCCATCCAAACCTCCTAAGATACTGCGGCGACCAAGAAGACAAAGAATGGTTGCAATCCCAAAACCTCCTTCCAGCCAACGGTGGCAAAATTTACATTATGCTCCTGGAGGACATCAAAGAACTGACCGAGAGTGACGAGTACAGAAACAACCCGAACCTCCAACTGCAAGAACTGAAGGGATTCGAAGCGCCGAAATTCATGAACGAGAAAATTAAAGCGTTTCTGGAGTATATTAAGCGGGAAAAGAAACTAATGGCCGTCTTGGATATCGACGACCATCATACGGACACGCCGCCACCTAACGTCACAATTACGAACGACGGCGCTATACCGAGCGTAAGTGCGGCCAGTCAAACTCAGGATACGTCGTGGAAAACGTCACAGATGAGGCAGCAGATGGATTATCCGAATATGTCGAGCGATATGAGTAGTCTGAGTAGTTCGGTTATATCGAGTATATTGGCGGGAACGTATGTTCCTATGAACGGGCATTTTAAGGTGTCGACCAATTCGGATGGAAAAAGTGGCAATTGA